One Lentimicrobiaceae bacterium genomic window carries:
- a CDS encoding MGMT family protein codes for MQQYYSRESLSFFEKVYEVVKLIPLGRVTTYGAIAAYLGSRGSARMVGWAMNASHNSSQPVPAHRVVNRNGILTGKHHFEGYELMQQLLESEGALIEDDRITNFRELFWDPAIELSL; via the coding sequence ATGCAACAATATTACAGCCGCGAAAGCCTTTCATTTTTCGAAAAAGTATATGAGGTTGTAAAACTTATTCCATTGGGCAGGGTAACCACCTATGGGGCTATTGCCGCTTACCTGGGCAGCAGGGGCTCGGCGCGTATGGTCGGATGGGCTATGAATGCATCACACAACTCGTCGCAACCTGTTCCGGCACACCGGGTGGTTAACCGGAATGGTATACTCACCGGAAAACATCATTTTGAAGGCTATGAGCTCATGCAGCAACTGCTCGAAAGCGAAGGAGCTTTGATTGAAGATGACAGGATTACCAATTTCAGGGAACTTTTCTGGGATCCTGCTATTGAACTTTCCCTATAA
- a CDS encoding HU-CCDC81 and SPOR domain-containing protein — translation MITEKHISKLLFEHDCVIVPGLGGFIANYSPASIHPVHHTFSPPSRTLAFNASLRNNDGLLATSIKTELGISFQEAIEIIHGDVSEIKAGINSGRYLMLKQIGTLSIDREKNIQFEPDADMNYHADAFGLSTFTSPSIKRAGLQEKISRRLMPPQPVHSLRRLPSALKWAAVILPLASISIWSALHPEKINGLYDNYASLFPTKEKALEVRSSRNSATESASVYQMNKNRVATASIVPAFTETEKASEIQPAAKNVFFIITGAFGIQENAETLVNELKSQGYDASIAGQNSNGLYRVSIQGYSDKELAMQKVEEFRLGEFPGAWLLTMR, via the coding sequence ATGATTACCGAAAAACACATCAGCAAGCTGTTATTTGAACACGACTGCGTGATCGTACCCGGTTTAGGAGGATTTATAGCCAACTATTCTCCGGCATCAATACATCCGGTACATCATACTTTTTCACCACCTTCACGAACACTGGCATTTAACGCCAGCCTGCGAAACAACGACGGATTGCTTGCCACTTCCATCAAGACTGAATTAGGAATAAGTTTTCAGGAAGCCATTGAAATCATTCATGGAGATGTATCAGAAATCAAAGCAGGAATAAACAGTGGCAGGTACCTGATGCTTAAGCAAATTGGCACATTATCAATAGACCGCGAAAAAAACATCCAGTTTGAACCTGATGCAGACATGAATTATCATGCAGATGCATTCGGCCTTTCCACATTTACATCACCATCCATAAAGCGTGCCGGCCTTCAGGAAAAAATCAGCCGCAGGCTTATGCCACCACAACCGGTTCATTCATTAAGACGACTTCCGTCGGCACTCAAATGGGCTGCAGTAATCCTGCCACTTGCAAGCATTTCTATCTGGAGCGCTCTTCATCCCGAAAAAATCAACGGGCTATATGACAATTATGCTTCATTATTCCCTACAAAGGAAAAAGCGCTTGAAGTACGCAGCTCCAGAAATTCAGCAACGGAATCTGCTTCTGTTTATCAAATGAATAAAAACCGGGTAGCCACAGCCTCTATTGTTCCGGCTTTTACCGAAACTGAAAAAGCATCCGAAATTCAACCTGCGGCTAAAAATGTGTTTTTTATTATAACCGGGGCATTTGGCATTCAGGAAAATGCCGAAACGCTGGTGAATGAATTGAAATCACAGGGCTATGATGCCAGCATTGCCGGTCAAAACAGCAATGGGCTATACAGGGTAAGCATTCAGGGGTACAGTGATAAAGAACTGGCTATGCAAAAAGTGGAAGAATTCAGACTTGGCGAGTTCCCCGGAGCATGGTTACTCACCATGAGATAA
- a CDS encoding 4-(cytidine 5'-diphospho)-2-C-methyl-D-erythritol kinase, which translates to MIVFPNAKINLGLRVVARRGDGYHDIESLFLPVGLADALEITPSVDGRFSFSSSGIAIGGDVESNLCVKAFRLMQRKFNVPALKIFLHKMIPHGAGLGGGSSDAAFTLKLINRMFSLKICNQELKELAAELGSDCPFFIENRPCLATGRGEHLQPLDTFYGQKYILVVKPDVSVSTAWAYGHVIPSGKHLPPLADITVNPSLWNSLLPNDFENAVFDEWPEIGYIKQQLLQMGAVYAAMSGSGSAVFGLFDQEPEIAEQLKGLFVWSGKLMQ; encoded by the coding sequence ATGATAGTTTTTCCTAATGCTAAAATCAATCTTGGTTTGCGCGTTGTTGCCCGCAGGGGGGATGGCTATCATGATATTGAATCTTTATTTCTCCCGGTAGGTTTGGCTGATGCGCTGGAAATTACGCCATCTGTTGATGGGCGTTTCAGTTTTTCATCTTCAGGCATTGCTATTGGTGGTGATGTTGAATCTAATTTGTGTGTGAAGGCTTTCAGACTGATGCAGCGAAAGTTTAATGTTCCGGCCTTGAAAATTTTTCTACACAAGATGATTCCTCACGGAGCCGGGCTGGGAGGCGGTTCTTCTGATGCAGCATTTACATTGAAACTGATAAACAGGATGTTTTCGCTTAAAATCTGTAATCAGGAGCTGAAGGAACTTGCCGCTGAGCTGGGCAGCGATTGCCCTTTCTTTATTGAAAACAGACCTTGTCTGGCCACCGGCAGAGGTGAGCATTTGCAGCCGCTTGATACCTTTTACGGCCAAAAATATATTTTGGTCGTTAAACCTGATGTGTCTGTTTCCACTGCATGGGCTTACGGGCATGTAATCCCTTCCGGAAAGCATCTGCCCCCGTTGGCTGATATTACTGTTAATCCCAGTCTTTGGAACAGTTTGTTGCCCAACGACTTTGAAAATGCTGTTTTTGACGAATGGCCTGAAATCGGATATATAAAGCAGCAGCTGCTTCAGATGGGCGCTGTATATGCAGCCATGAGCGGAAGTGGCTCAGCTGTTTTTGGATTATTTGATCAGGAACCTGAGATTGCGGAACAGTTGAAAGGATTGTTTGTGTGGAGCGGAAAACTGATGCAATAG
- a CDS encoding trypsin-like peptidase domain-containing protein yields the protein MNRLGPILIFLMLMNVSCSVYHQGTADVSQCGFSGIFENREMQQQYKELTNSVLKLSVFVSYQSQVFEPDSLVTLASYKSGRALGATRARFVQNESFSGSATAIDKSDNKILLLTCAHLVHFPDTIYTYDERLSADGKRYLLGLSVKTGFVMKINNVGGNLRPAIVAIDAGNDLALLEIVSQSRMELPVSTTLKLVSAKDLNWGDRIWLTGFPSGRFMMTTGLISNPDNKEGILFTDAPFSEGYSGAPALVYHRQASCFLLAGVGRSVAARSDYVLKPEKKMHETVYNTALPYTGQVYVEVEKQPAAGVTFIVGPDLIQSFMMENAQKLALSGWDSAILKR from the coding sequence ATGAATAGGTTAGGGCCAATACTTATATTTCTGATGTTAATGAATGTTTCCTGCAGTGTATATCATCAGGGGACTGCTGATGTATCGCAGTGCGGGTTTTCAGGTATTTTTGAAAATCGTGAAATGCAGCAACAGTACAAGGAGCTTACAAATTCGGTTCTGAAACTTTCGGTTTTTGTAAGTTATCAGTCACAGGTGTTTGAACCTGATAGTTTGGTTACCCTTGCATCCTATAAGTCAGGCAGAGCACTTGGGGCAACACGGGCCAGATTTGTTCAAAATGAATCGTTTAGCGGAAGTGCTACAGCAATTGATAAATCAGATAATAAAATACTGCTGCTTACCTGTGCACATCTTGTTCATTTTCCCGATACTATTTATACCTATGATGAAAGGCTGAGTGCTGATGGCAAAAGATACTTGCTCGGGTTGTCGGTAAAAACAGGGTTTGTGATGAAAATAAACAATGTCGGTGGAAATTTGCGGCCGGCTATTGTTGCTATTGATGCGGGCAACGACCTGGCTTTGCTTGAAATAGTTTCACAAAGCAGGATGGAACTTCCCGTTTCAACAACACTCAAATTGGTTTCAGCTAAAGATTTAAACTGGGGGGATAGAATCTGGCTTACCGGCTTTCCATCCGGACGATTTATGATGACCACAGGTTTAATCAGCAACCCTGATAATAAAGAAGGTATTTTGTTTACTGATGCACCTTTTAGTGAAGGCTACAGCGGAGCTCCGGCTTTGGTCTATCACCGCCAGGCTTCCTGTTTTCTGCTGGCAGGTGTTGGGCGCTCTGTTGCTGCACGTTCAGATTACGTGTTGAAGCCCGAAAAGAAAATGCATGAAACAGTTTATAATACAGCTCTTCCTTATACTGGCCAGGTTTATGTTGAAGTTGAAAAACAGCCTGCAGCTGGCGTTACTTTTATTGTTGGACCTGATTTGATTCAATCTTTTATGATGGAAAATGCACAAAAACTGGCTTTGTCAGGTTGGGATTCAGCCATTTTAAAACGCTAA
- the tgt gene encoding tRNA guanosine(34) transglycosylase Tgt, whose translation MDFKLTATDTQSHARAGIITTDHGEIATPVFMPVGTAGTVKAVHIRDVEQDVKARIILGNTYHLYLRPGLDILKEAGGLHKFNGWTRPILTDSGGYQVYSLTDRRKMKEEGVVFQSHIDGSRHMFSPERVMDIQRVIGADIIMAFDECTPYPCDYDYASKSMEMTHRWLDRCLLRFNETDNLYGYRQTLFPIVQGSVYRDLRIKSAEKIASCGADGNAIGGLAVGEPVETMYEFTELVCNILPKDKPRYLMGVGTPANILEGISQGVDMFDCVMPTRNGRNGMIFTRNGIVNLRNEKWKADFSPLDAEGPSFVDSAYTRAYVRHLFIAGEMLGPMIASQHNLAFYLWLVDEARTRIMDGTFASWKSQMVIKLSQRL comes from the coding sequence ATGGATTTTAAACTCACTGCCACTGACACGCAATCACATGCGCGTGCAGGTATCATAACCACCGATCATGGTGAAATAGCCACACCTGTTTTTATGCCGGTAGGCACTGCAGGAACAGTAAAAGCCGTGCATATCCGCGATGTGGAACAGGATGTTAAAGCCCGCATCATTCTGGGCAACACTTATCATTTATACTTACGACCCGGACTTGACATACTGAAAGAAGCCGGCGGCCTTCATAAATTCAACGGTTGGACCCGGCCTATATTAACCGACAGTGGTGGCTATCAGGTATATTCGCTCACCGACCGTCGCAAGATGAAAGAAGAAGGGGTTGTTTTTCAATCACATATTGATGGTTCACGCCATATGTTCAGTCCTGAAAGGGTTATGGATATTCAGCGTGTAATTGGAGCTGATATCATCATGGCATTTGATGAATGCACACCTTATCCATGCGATTATGATTACGCCAGTAAATCAATGGAGATGACACACCGCTGGCTTGATCGCTGTCTTTTGCGTTTTAACGAAACCGACAATCTTTATGGCTACCGGCAAACACTATTCCCCATAGTCCAGGGAAGTGTTTATCGTGATTTAAGGATAAAATCGGCTGAAAAAATAGCTTCATGCGGGGCCGACGGGAATGCCATCGGAGGTTTGGCTGTAGGCGAACCGGTAGAAACAATGTATGAATTTACGGAGCTTGTTTGCAATATACTACCCAAAGACAAACCCCGATACCTTATGGGTGTTGGCACCCCTGCCAATATTCTGGAAGGAATTTCACAGGGAGTAGACATGTTTGACTGTGTTATGCCCACCCGAAATGGCCGTAATGGTATGATTTTTACCCGCAATGGCATTGTAAATCTGAGAAACGAAAAATGGAAGGCCGACTTTTCACCCCTCGACGCTGAAGGGCCTTCGTTTGTCGACAGTGCTTATACTCGTGCATATGTCAGACATCTGTTTATTGCCGGAGAAATGCTGGGCCCAATGATTGCCAGTCAGCACAACCTTGCTTTTTATCTTTGGTTGGTTGACGAAGCACGGACAAGAATTATGGATGGCACTTTTGCCTCCTGGAAATCTCAGATGGTCATTAAACTGTCGCAACGACTCTGA
- the trmB gene encoding tRNA (guanosine(46)-N7)-methyltransferase TrmB — protein MAKRKIERFAENATFPHLFQPTFDELKAGFNMKGCWHEYFGNDHPITLELGCGKGEYTVALAARYPENNYIGIDIKGARLWRGAKTTAERQSTNVAFLRTRIDMILDAFAPEEISGIWITFPDPQPAKARKRLTSPMFLNRYKTLLKPGSIIHLKTDNRAFFDFTLQTIQEEGHQLLMHTFDLYNSNLQEDVMLTQTHYEKIFLGQGIPINYLRFILK, from the coding sequence TTGGCAAAAAGAAAAATTGAACGATTCGCTGAAAATGCGACTTTCCCGCACTTGTTTCAGCCCACATTCGACGAACTAAAAGCCGGCTTCAACATGAAAGGCTGCTGGCATGAATATTTCGGCAATGACCACCCGATAACCCTTGAGCTGGGTTGTGGCAAAGGAGAATATACGGTTGCCCTGGCTGCCCGCTATCCCGAAAACAACTATATAGGAATTGATATCAAAGGAGCGCGCTTATGGCGAGGGGCAAAAACCACAGCCGAAAGACAAAGCACCAACGTGGCTTTTTTACGCACCCGCATCGACATGATTCTGGATGCATTTGCACCTGAAGAAATCAGCGGAATCTGGATTACCTTTCCTGATCCTCAACCCGCAAAAGCCCGCAAACGTCTGACTTCTCCTATGTTTCTGAACCGGTACAAAACTTTGCTTAAACCCGGCAGCATCATTCACCTTAAAACCGACAACCGGGCTTTTTTTGATTTTACGCTTCAAACAATTCAAGAAGAAGGTCATCAGTTGTTGATGCACACTTTCGATTTATACAACAGCAATTTGCAGGAAGATGTGATGCTTACGCAGACGCATTACGAAAAGATATTTCTTGGACAGGGAATTCCCATTAATTATCTGCGATTTATACTCAAATAA
- a CDS encoding LptF/LptG family permease has translation MKKLDLYIIRKFLGTFFYAIALLAVVIIIFDISEKIDDFLERKPPLEAIVFQYYANFIPYFINLFSYLFTFIAVIFFTSKMASDTEIVAILNSGISFKRMLRPYLISAFFLASMSFVLTNFVIPETSKNMQEFQKKYLKKEKRNSDNNLHMQISPGVFAYVESFNKTDNSGFRFSLEGFNEKGMEYKITGDNIKWDSVTGMWKIENWVKRQIKEKGEIITRGASKDTLLNLKPDDFTVDLDDAVYMNYRELREFIETEKLRGSGNLIKFQNEKHKRIAFPFATIVLTIIGVALSSRKVRGGIGFHLGIGITICFAFILFMQVTTVFATFGNLPPVIAVWIPNFIFGLLGIYLLKIAPK, from the coding sequence ATGAAAAAACTCGATCTGTACATTATCCGTAAGTTTCTGGGCACTTTCTTTTACGCGATAGCTTTGCTGGCCGTAGTCATTATCATTTTTGATATTTCTGAAAAAATTGACGACTTTCTGGAACGCAAGCCCCCGCTGGAAGCCATTGTTTTTCAGTACTATGCAAATTTCATCCCCTACTTTATCAACCTTTTCAGCTACCTGTTTACATTTATTGCAGTTATCTTCTTTACGTCAAAAATGGCTTCCGATACCGAAATAGTAGCCATACTCAACAGTGGAATCAGCTTTAAACGGATGCTGAGGCCTTATCTGATTTCAGCATTTTTTCTGGCTTCCATGTCTTTTGTTCTTACCAATTTTGTTATTCCTGAGACCAGTAAAAACATGCAGGAATTTCAAAAAAAGTATCTGAAAAAAGAGAAAAGAAACAGCGACAACAATTTACATATGCAGATTAGCCCGGGTGTTTTTGCCTATGTTGAAAGCTTTAATAAAACTGACAATTCAGGCTTCCGGTTTTCTCTCGAAGGGTTTAACGAAAAAGGAATGGAATACAAAATCACCGGCGACAATATTAAATGGGACAGTGTAACCGGAATGTGGAAAATTGAAAACTGGGTCAAAAGACAGATTAAGGAAAAAGGAGAAATCATTACCCGCGGAGCCTCAAAAGACACATTACTTAATCTGAAGCCGGATGATTTTACGGTTGATTTAGACGATGCTGTTTACATGAATTACAGAGAACTGCGCGAATTTATCGAAACAGAGAAGCTAAGAGGTTCAGGAAATCTGATTAAGTTTCAAAACGAAAAACACAAGCGAATCGCGTTCCCCTTTGCCACCATTGTTCTGACAATTATCGGAGTAGCGCTTTCGAGCAGAAAAGTGAGGGGCGGCATCGGATTTCACCTGGGTATCGGAATTACCATTTGTTTTGCCTTTATCCTGTTTATGCAGGTAACTACTGTTTTTGCCACTTTTGGAAACCTGCCTCCGGTCATTGCGGTGTGGATACCTAACTTTATTTTTGGGCTGTTAGGCATTTACCTTTTAAAAATTGCACCAAAGTAA
- a CDS encoding deoxynucleoside kinase — MHIAIAGNIGSGKTTLTGLLAKHFGWQPHYEDVETNPYLPSFYEDMQRWSFNLQVYFLNSRFRQIIEIRSSGKTVIQDRTIYEDAYIFAPNLHTMNLMTSRDFDNYTSLFELMSTFVKPPDLLIYLRASVPTLVSQIQKRGRDYENSIRIDYLKSLNERYETWINKYTLGKLLIVEVDNINFSEKPEDLAGVIEKINAEINGLF; from the coding sequence ATGCATATAGCAATAGCAGGAAATATAGGTTCAGGAAAAACCACCCTTACCGGACTACTGGCCAAGCATTTCGGATGGCAACCCCATTATGAAGATGTAGAAACAAACCCATACTTGCCGAGTTTTTATGAAGATATGCAACGATGGTCATTCAATCTTCAGGTGTATTTCCTGAATAGCCGTTTTCGTCAGATAATTGAAATCCGCAGCAGTGGAAAAACAGTGATACAGGACAGAACCATTTATGAAGATGCCTACATTTTTGCACCTAACCTGCATACAATGAACCTGATGACCAGCAGGGACTTTGACAATTACACTTCGCTGTTTGAGTTAATGAGCACATTTGTAAAACCGCCTGATTTGCTCATCTACCTGAGAGCAAGTGTACCTACGCTGGTGAGTCAGATTCAAAAACGAGGCAGAGATTATGAAAATTCTATCCGCATTGATTATCTGAAAAGCCTGAATGAAAGATACGAAACATGGATCAATAAATATACACTGGGCAAACTGCTGATTGTAGAAGTTGACAACATTAATTTCTCTGAAAAGCCAGAGGATCTTGCGGGTGTAATTGAAAAAATCAACGCTGAAATCAATGGACTTTTCTAA
- the kdsB gene encoding 3-deoxy-manno-octulosonate cytidylyltransferase, with product MRVAGIIPARYASTRFPGKPLAMISGVSMIERVYKQVSACSLINAAVVATDDQRIFEHVKNFGGRVIMTSPNHQSGTDRIGEAIHKLAGVGEKFDIAVNIQGDEPFIQPAQIEKVIGLFSHSHTQIATLIKKIETEEELFNPNVVKVVTDKNGKAMLFSRSPIPYIRGQQEKTWINKHSFYKHIGIYAYQTQILEQLVKLEPAPGELAESLEQLRWLWNGYAIYTETTEFETFGIDTPEDLSKLTNNS from the coding sequence TTGAGGGTGGCGGGCATTATACCTGCCCGTTACGCCTCTACCCGCTTCCCGGGCAAACCTTTGGCCATGATTAGCGGAGTGAGTATGATTGAACGCGTTTACAAGCAGGTTTCAGCTTGCAGCCTGATAAATGCAGCAGTTGTTGCCACAGATGATCAACGCATTTTTGAGCATGTAAAAAATTTTGGAGGCCGGGTAATCATGACCTCGCCCAATCATCAAAGCGGTACCGACCGGATTGGCGAAGCCATCCACAAATTAGCGGGAGTTGGAGAAAAATTTGATATTGCTGTAAACATTCAGGGCGACGAACCTTTTATACAACCGGCTCAGATTGAGAAAGTCATCGGTTTGTTCAGCCATTCTCACACGCAAATTGCCACCCTGATTAAGAAAATTGAAACTGAAGAGGAACTATTTAATCCTAATGTTGTAAAAGTAGTAACAGACAAGAACGGCAAAGCCATGCTGTTTAGCCGCTCTCCTATTCCATATATCAGAGGTCAACAGGAAAAAACCTGGATCAACAAGCATTCGTTTTATAAACATATAGGCATTTATGCTTACCAAACACAAATACTCGAACAACTGGTAAAGCTTGAACCAGCGCCAGGCGAACTGGCAGAATCGCTGGAGCAACTTCGCTGGTTATGGAACGGATATGCAATTTACACCGAAACTACTGAGTTTGAGACCTTCGGAATAGACACCCCCGAAGATTTATCAAAACTTACCAACAATAGTTGA
- a CDS encoding GH3 auxin-responsive promoter family protein, whose amino-acid sequence MTIINSVIAWFMKKRMHQIELFMKYPHDVQDELFRKLILSARNTEWGKKHDYTSITTYEDFVNRVPVNEYNDLKPYIDRLRQGEQNLLWSSEVKWFAKSSGTTSDKSKFIPVSQEALDECHFKGGKDLLSIYCNNHPDTQIFSGRLLGMGGSHFPDNPEAGTFVGDVSAIIMENLPSWVELIRTPDLSIALMSEWESKIEKIAQITRHENVTNITGVPSWTLVLLKRVLEITGKQNIKEVWPNLELFIHGGVSFTPYQNQFRHLISNPMNYLETYNASEGFFGIQDRNEADDMLLMLDYGIYYEFLPLNDIGQSETEAIPLRKVRTGVNYAMIISTNAGLWRYQIGDTIVFTSTEPYRIRITGRTKNFINAFGEEIIIDNALKALESACDKTGAMINEFTAAPVYFSESSSGAHEWLIEFEKRPDDIAYFTELLDNALKSLNSDYEAKRYHNMVLNAPIIRELPYGTFYNWLKKRDRLGGQYKIPRLSNNRIYVDEILDMAGKHAES is encoded by the coding sequence ATGACCATAATAAACTCAGTGATAGCATGGTTCATGAAGAAGCGGATGCATCAGATTGAGCTTTTCATGAAATATCCGCACGATGTTCAGGATGAATTATTCAGGAAACTCATTCTCTCTGCCCGCAACACTGAATGGGGCAAAAAACATGATTATACTTCCATCACCACTTACGAAGATTTTGTTAACAGGGTTCCGGTTAATGAATACAATGATTTAAAGCCCTATATTGACAGGTTGCGGCAGGGTGAACAAAATTTATTGTGGAGCTCTGAAGTAAAATGGTTTGCCAAATCATCAGGGACAACCAGCGATAAAAGTAAATTCATTCCCGTAAGTCAGGAAGCCCTGGATGAGTGCCATTTTAAAGGCGGCAAGGATCTTTTGTCGATTTATTGCAACAATCATCCCGATACCCAAATTTTCTCAGGCCGATTGTTGGGAATGGGAGGAAGTCATTTCCCTGACAATCCTGAAGCCGGCACTTTTGTCGGAGATGTTTCGGCCATTATAATGGAAAACCTGCCCAGCTGGGTAGAACTTATCCGAACACCTGATTTATCCATTGCGCTGATGTCGGAATGGGAAAGCAAGATTGAAAAAATAGCGCAGATTACCCGTCATGAAAACGTTACCAACATAACCGGAGTTCCTTCATGGACGTTGGTTTTACTCAAAAGGGTACTTGAAATTACCGGCAAGCAGAATATCAAAGAAGTTTGGCCCAATCTCGAGCTATTTATTCATGGAGGGGTTAGTTTTACTCCCTACCAAAATCAGTTTCGTCATCTGATTTCAAATCCGATGAATTATCTTGAAACATATAATGCTTCAGAAGGTTTTTTTGGGATTCAGGACAGAAACGAGGCCGATGATATGCTTTTAATGCTGGATTATGGCATTTACTATGAATTTCTGCCGCTGAACGATATAGGGCAATCAGAAACAGAGGCTATTCCATTGCGCAAAGTCAGAACAGGGGTAAATTATGCCATGATCATCAGCACCAATGCCGGTTTATGGCGTTACCAGATTGGCGATACCATTGTATTTACCTCAACAGAACCTTACCGGATAAGAATTACAGGACGGACCAAAAACTTCATCAATGCATTCGGGGAAGAAATAATTATTGACAATGCTTTAAAAGCACTTGAAAGCGCCTGTGACAAAACAGGAGCCATGATTAATGAATTTACAGCAGCTCCAGTTTATTTTAGCGAAAGCAGCAGCGGAGCACACGAATGGCTCATTGAATTTGAAAAAAGACCTGATGACATTGCTTATTTCACTGAATTGCTCGACAATGCGCTGAAGTCGCTTAACTCAGATTACGAAGCCAAACGCTATCACAACATGGTGCTCAATGCCCCCATTATAAGGGAATTGCCTTATGGAACTTTTTATAACTGGCTAAAAAAGCGCGACAGGCTGGGCGGGCAATACAAAATCCCCCGTTTATCAAACAACCGCATTTATGTTGATGAAATTCTTGACATGGCAGGAAAACACGCAGAAAGTTAA